In a single window of the Rhodamnia argentea isolate NSW1041297 chromosome 2, ASM2092103v1, whole genome shotgun sequence genome:
- the LOC115749857 gene encoding serine/arginine-rich splicing factor SC35-like isoform X1, with protein sequence MSHFGRSGPPDITDTYSLLILNISFRTTADDLFPLFDKYGKVVDVFIPRDRRTGESRGFAFVRYKYADEAQKAVDKLDGRVVDGREIGVQFAKYGPNAERIDKGRVAEPVSKIRRRSRSRSPHPRRRDDCRDRDYRRKSRSRSRGRYDRDRYRDRERSYRHRSRSYSPSPDRRRDQRAPKYDDKDRSRSGSYRSSSRSPRKAEYERSPSPNPRPSTLESPDVRNGERVSELHRDAPSGHPADSPSASPHSP encoded by the exons ATGTCGCATTTTGGAAGATCAGGCCCTCCGGACATCACCGACACTTACTCGCTCCTGATCCTCAACATTTCCTTCA GGACTACCGCCGACGACCTCTTCCCTCTCTTCGATAAGTACGGAAAGGTCGTCGACGTGTTCATCCCCAGAGACCGAAG GACTGGGGAATCGAGAGGGTTCGCGTTCGTGAGGTACAAGTATGCGGACGAGGCGCAGAAGGCGGTGGACAAGCTTGATG gGAGAGTTGTGGATGGGAGAGAGATTGGGGTTCAGTTCGCGAAGTACGGTCCCAATGCTGAGAGAAT CGATAAGGGGAGGGTTGCTGAACCGGTTTCAAAGATAAGAAGGCGATCGAGAAGTCGCAGTCCTCATCCAAG GCGCAGAGATGACTGTAGAGACCGTGATTATAGGAGGAAAAGTCGCAGTAGAAGCAGGGGACGATATGATCGCGACAGGTACAGAGACAGGGAAAGGAGTTACCGTCACCGGAGTAGGAGCTATAGCCCAAGTCCTGATCGTCGCAGAGACCAAAGGGCACCCAAGTATGATGACAAGGACAGAAGTCGGAGTGGATCATACAGAAG TTCATCCCGTAGCCCGCGGAAAGCTGAATATGAGAGGAGTCCATCTCCAAATCCGAGACCTTCTACTCTTGAAAGTCCTGATGTACGAAATGGTGAAAGAGTTTCTGAGCTCCACAGAGATGCGCCTAGCGGACATCCTGCTGATTCCCCTAGTGCTTCTCCACATAGTCCATAG
- the LOC115749857 gene encoding serine/arginine-rich splicing factor SC35-like isoform X2, producing the protein MSHFGRSGPPDITDTYSLLILNISFRTTADDLFPLFDKYGKVVDVFIPRDRRTGESRGFAFVRYKYADEAQKAVDKLDGRVVDGREIGVQFAKYGPNAERIDKGRVAEPVSKIRRRSRSRSPHPRYRDDCRDRDYRRKSRSRSRGRYDRDRYRDRERSYRHRSRSYSPSPDRRRDQRAPKYDDKDRSRSGSYRSSSRSPRKAEYERSPSPNPRPSTLESPDVRNGERVSELHRDAPSGHPADSPSASPHSP; encoded by the exons ATGTCGCATTTTGGAAGATCAGGCCCTCCGGACATCACCGACACTTACTCGCTCCTGATCCTCAACATTTCCTTCA GGACTACCGCCGACGACCTCTTCCCTCTCTTCGATAAGTACGGAAAGGTCGTCGACGTGTTCATCCCCAGAGACCGAAG GACTGGGGAATCGAGAGGGTTCGCGTTCGTGAGGTACAAGTATGCGGACGAGGCGCAGAAGGCGGTGGACAAGCTTGATG gGAGAGTTGTGGATGGGAGAGAGATTGGGGTTCAGTTCGCGAAGTACGGTCCCAATGCTGAGAGAAT CGATAAGGGGAGGGTTGCTGAACCGGTTTCAAAGATAAGAAGGCGATCGAGAAGTCGCAGTCCTCATCCAAGGTA CAGAGATGACTGTAGAGACCGTGATTATAGGAGGAAAAGTCGCAGTAGAAGCAGGGGACGATATGATCGCGACAGGTACAGAGACAGGGAAAGGAGTTACCGTCACCGGAGTAGGAGCTATAGCCCAAGTCCTGATCGTCGCAGAGACCAAAGGGCACCCAAGTATGATGACAAGGACAGAAGTCGGAGTGGATCATACAGAAG TTCATCCCGTAGCCCGCGGAAAGCTGAATATGAGAGGAGTCCATCTCCAAATCCGAGACCTTCTACTCTTGAAAGTCCTGATGTACGAAATGGTGAAAGAGTTTCTGAGCTCCACAGAGATGCGCCTAGCGGACATCCTGCTGATTCCCCTAGTGCTTCTCCACATAGTCCATAG